A stretch of the Vitis vinifera cultivar Pinot Noir 40024 chromosome 16, ASM3070453v1 genome encodes the following:
- the LOC104882162 gene encoding two-component response regulator ARR1 codes for MDSEINTSSQSLEIKTSHVGLHIMVVDDDVICLSIVAGILKTWKYEVMSADDKESSMLRGLEAGAAFYIVKPVNYDDLKNLWQYAVGPKKGKSHIVMQEIERTQGASQLEKTSNNEVESLMNEEKHNKRDSKRKTLKKANEGNGKEKSETVAPKKAKVIWTSALHNRFLEAARKIGLERAVPKRILEIMNVPGLTRENVASHLQLCCSICLMPSNHFYSLMMAFMPLFQKYRIFLKRVMETSSSGTITGKNISERTLRSSFATGHPSLMVNALQRGFPQFLDHQQVGASQLQPRFLGNLPIANASSLSSTIFPNQQASSGNPIPQLGYGQAHSMNKHAYLQQPTFGNTKALYQANGAGMNATNPMQMYQQKTQARSELVPNAMSNNTFTAFGVSDPNNIHGIQNNGVNNSDMTLNIAGSGQIGFAGGGILNGFNGGYGLFDGNNGITHASLRNVNSGYYAEGACSSAGFGGTNQIPPRFSNVIQQENNPMLLPQQNNLGEGGEDNSYLLDQLRNNTAPMENTSISQFAENDLDEIFGQNQPKNPSYNERQFDGGIISYDYDSGMNQLDDYFPIFDPPYPNQASQLLA; via the exons ATGGATAGTGAGATAAACACCTCAAGCCAGTCTCTCGAGATCAAAACCTCTCATGTTGGCTTACATATTATGGTTGTGGATGATGATGTTATATGTCTCTCAATTGTAGCAGGAATTCTTAAGACATGGAAATATGAAG TGATGTCTGCAGATGATAAAGAAAGTTCCATGTTAAGGGGTTTAGAAGCTGGAGCTGCATTTTACATTGTGAAGCCTGTAAACTATGATGACCTTAAGAACTTATGGCAATATGCTGTTGGCCCAAAGAAAGGTAAATCCCATATTGTCATGCAGGAAATTGAAAGGACTCAAGGGGCATCACAACTTGAGAAAACATCCAATAATGAAGTAGAGTCATTGATGAATGAAGAGAAGCATAATAAGAGAGATTCCAAGAGAAAGACATTGAAAAAGGCTAATGAAGgcaatggaaaagaaaaatctgaGACTGTTGCCCCCAAGAAGGCAAAGGTGATCTGGACATCTGCACTTCATAACCGGTTCTTGGAAGCTGCAAGAAAAATAGGCCTTGAAA GGGCTGTTCCAAAGAGGATTCTTGAGATAATGAATGTGCCAGGATTAACTAGAGAAAATGTGGCTAGCCATCTGCAG CTTTGTTGTTCAATTTGTTTGATGCCTTCCAATCATTTCTACTCCTTAATGATGGCATTTATGCCACTTTTTCAGAAATATAGAATTTTTCTGAAGCGTGTAATGGAAACAAGCAGCTCTGGAACTATCACTGGAAAGAACATTTCAGAGAGAACTCTCAGATCAAGCTTTGCCACAGGGCATCCTTCATTAATGGTTAATGCTCTCCAGCGAGGTTTCCCACAGTTTCTGGACCATCAACAAGTAGGAGCATCCCAGTTGCAACCAAGATTCCTCGGCAACCTCCCAATTGCTAATGCTTCAAGCCTTAGCAGCACAATTTTCCCCAATCAGCAAGCTTCAAGTGGTAACCCTATACCTCAACTTGGATATGGACAAGCCCATTCAATGAACAAACACGCTTATCTCCAGCAACCAACTTTTGGCAACACTAAGGCTCTCTATCAAGCCAACGGTGCAGGTATGAATGCTACAAATCCAATGCAAATGTACCAACAGAAAACTCAAGCAAGATCAGAACTTGTCCCAAATGCCATGTCTAACAACACTTTCACTGCCTTTGGAGTTTCTGATCCCAACAACATTCATGGAATCCAGAACAATGGTGTCAACAATTCTGATATGACACTAAATATTGCTGGTTCTGGTCAAATAGGATTTGCTGGTGGTGGGATATTGAATGGTTTCAATGGCGGTTACGGCTTGTTCGATGGAAACAATGGTATTACACATGCATCATTGAGAAATGTGAATTCTGGTTATTATGCTGAAGGAGCATGTTCTTCCGCAGGGTTTGGGGGCACAAACCAAATCCCACCTAGGTTCTCCAATGTCATCCAACAAGAAAATAATCCAATGCTGCTGCCACAACAGAACAATCTAGGGGAAGGAGGGGAGGACAATAGCTATTTGCTTGATCAACTGAGGAATAATACTGCTCCTATGGAGAACACTTCTATCTCACAATTTGCGGAAAATGATCTTGATGAAATTTTCGGGCAGAACCAGCCTAAAAATCCATCCTATAATGAG AGACAATTTGATGGAGGTATAATAAGTTACGATTATGACAGTGGCATGAATCAGTTGGATGACTATTTTCCAATCTTTGATCCACCATACCCTAATCAGGCAAGTCAATTGCTTGCATAA
- the LOC104882161 gene encoding two-component response regulator ARR14-like, producing MDGKINNSNQSLKNKTSFGGLNIMVVDDDIICLSIVAGILKTMKYEVVTVKNAQNALITLQQRMNFFHLVITDVHMPEMDGFEFQKKVQEKFNLPIVMMSADDKDTSILRGLEAGAAFYIVKPVNYDDLRNLWQYAVSSRKVKSVVNCKFKSSQGASLVQKTSVDVDIVSVAQLNDEKQNKRDTKNKAPIKVNEGNEKEKAEIVTTKKTKVIWTTALHNRFLEAIRKIGLERAVPKRILEVMNMPGLTRDNVASHLQKYRIFLKRVTEASNSDGSSTGKNIIEKTLRSSFAAGHPSLVLRTLQHGFPQFVDHQQVGSSLQPGFLGNIQPANGLGHGSALFPNQQASSTDFIPQLGYGQFHSMNNQDYFQQQTLGNTNPLYLAGGADISSYQTQGRSELLSNAMSNNNSTAIAGSGQMGFADGVSNGFSGSYVLRNGDNGNMALALGGNLNSGCYPQEAYSSAGFGSTNQLSPRFPNVIQQEYNPMLGNVSLPKFTEFGLDEIYLNQLNNPFYNEQQVGEEVQNHGYTIHPNPVQQNPPENLLSFNQKEWDGGISGYNFGNGMSQFDKYFLTFDRPCPNQQQGGGEFLDNGPYNGYSNVNPAWNQGATDDIMRSIFGPDGY from the exons ATGGACGGCAAGATAAATAACTCAAACCAGTCTCTCAAGAACAAAACCTCTTTTGGTGGCTTAAATATTATGGTTGTTGACGATGATATCATATGTCTCTCAATTGTTGCAGGAATTCTTAAAACAATGAAGTATGAAG TTGTTACCGTCAAAAACGCCCAGAACGCTTTGATCACTCTTCAACAGAGAATGAATTTTTTCCACCTTGTTATAACGGATGTGCACATGCCGGAGATGGACGGATTCGAATTTCAAAAGAAAGtccaagaaaaattcaatctcccTATAGTTA TGATGTCTGCCGATGACAAAGACACTTCCATATTAAGGGGCTTAGAGGCTGGGGCTGCATTTTACATCGTGAAACCTGTAAACTATGATGATCTTAGGAACTTATGGCAATATGCTGTTAGCTCAAGGAAAGTTAAATCTGTAGTCAACTGCAAATTTAAAAGTTCTCAAGGGGCATCACTAGTTCAGAAAACATCCGTTGATGTTGATATAGTGTCTGTAGCACAATTGAATGACGAGAAACAGAATAAGAGAGATACCAAAAATAAGGCACCAATAAAGGTTAATGAAggcaatgaaaaagaaaaagctgaGATTGTTACCACCAAGAAGACAAAAGTGATCTGGACAACTGCACTTCACAACCGGTTCTTGGAAGCTATAAGAAAAATAGGCCTTGAAA GGGCTGTTCCCAAGAGGATTCTTGAGGTCATGAACATGCCAGGATTAACTAGAGATAATGTGGCTAGCCATCTTCAG AAATACAGAATCTTTCTAAAGCGTGTAACAGAAGCAAGCAACTCCGATGGAAGTAGCACAGGAAAGAACATTATTGAAAAAACTCTCCGATCAAGCTTTGCCGCAGGGCATCCTTCATTGGTCCTTCGGACTCTCCAGCATGGGTTCCCTCAGTTTGTGGACCATCAACAAGTAGGATCATCCCTGCAACCAGGATTCCTAGGGAATATCCAACCGGCCAATGGTCTGGGCCATGGCAGTGCACTTTTCCCTAATCAGCAAGCTTCAAGTACTGACTTTATACCTCAACTTGGGTATGGACAATTCCATTCAATGAACAATCAAGATTATTTCCAGCAACAAACTCTTGGCAACACTAATCCTCTCTATCTAGCCGGTGGTGCCGATATAAGTTCATATCAAACTCAAGGAAGATCAGAACTTCTCTCAAATGCCATGTCTAACAACAACTCCACTGCCATTGCTGGGTCAGGTCAAATGGGATTTGCTGATGGTGTATCAAATGGTTTTAGTGGCAGTTATGTCTTGAGAAATGGGGACAATGGGAATATGGCTCTTGCATTGGGGGGGAATCTGAACTCTGGTTGTTATCCTCAAGAAGCATATTCTTCAGCAGGGTTTGGGAGCACAAACCAACTCTCACCAAGGTTCCCTAATGTCATCCAACAGGAATATAATCCAATGCTTGGGAATGTCTCTCTCCCGAAATTCACTGAATTTGGTCTTGATGAAATTTACCTTAACCAGCTCAACAATCCATTCTATAATGAG CAACAAGTTGGAGAAGAAGTTCAGAACCATGGCTATACCATCCACCCCAATCCTGTGCAACAGAACCCTCCTGAGAACCTACTTTCCTTCAACCAG AAAGAATGGGATGGAGGTATAAGCGGCTACAACTTTGGCAATGGCATGAGTCAGTTCGATAAGTATTTTCTAACCTTTGATCGGCCATGCCCTAATCAG CAACAAGGAGGTGGAGAATTCCTGGACAATGGACCCTACAATGGCTATTCGAATGTGAATCCAGCATGGAATCAG GGTGCTACTGATGATATCATGCGTTCCATATTTGGTCCTGATGGATATTAA